The window GCCCAAGTCGCGCAAGGGCTACAAGTACGGGTCGGTCGAGGTCCTGGACGCGACCGCGCACGACGGCCTGACCGACGCCTTCGAGGGCGACTCCATGGGCGCCTCCACCGAGCGCCACAACGGCAAGCTCGGCATCGGGCGCGAGGAGCAGGACGCCTTCGCGGCCCGCTCCCACCAGCGCGCGGCCGCCGCGGCCGCCGCCGGGTACTTCGACGCCGAGATCGTCCCCGTCCAGATCCCGCAGCGCAAGGGCGACCCCGTCGTCTTCTTCGCCGACGAGGGCGTGCGGGCCGACACCACCGCCGAGAGCCTGGCCCGCCTGCGCCCCGCCTTCGACAGCGAGGGCACCATCACCGCGGGCTCCTCCTCGCAGATCTCCGACGGCGCCGCCGCGGTGGTCGTGATGAGCCGCGCCAAGGCGGAGGAACTGGGCGCCACGGTCCTGGCCGAGATCGGCGCGCACGGCAACGTCGCCGGTCCGGACAACTCGCTGCACTCCCAGCCCTCCAACGCCATCCGGCACGCGCTGGGCAAGGCGGGCCGCTCGGTCGAGGACCTGGACCTGATCGAGATCAACGAGGCCTTCGCCGCGGTGGGCCTCCAGTCCACCCGCGACCTGGGCGTCTCGGAGGACATCGTCAACGTCAACGGCGGCGCCATCGCGCTCGGTCACCCGATCGGCGCCTCCGGGGCCCGCATCGCCCTGCACCTGGTCCACGAGCTGCGCCGCCGCGGCGGCGGGTTCGGCGCGGCCGCCCTGTGCGGCGGCGGCGGCCAGGGCGACGCCCTGCTGTTCACGGTCCCCGCCGAGTAATCCAGCTGACGACGCCCGCCGAGCGGT is drawn from Nocardiopsis dassonvillei subsp. dassonvillei DSM 43111 and contains these coding sequences:
- a CDS encoding acetyl-CoA C-acetyltransferase is translated as MPGSVIVGGARTPTGRLLGSLAGFSAADLGGFAIKAALERAGITGEQVGYVVMGQVLQAGAGQIPSRQAAVKAGIPMNVPSVTINKVCLSGLDAIALADQLISAGEFDVVVAGGMESMTNAPHLLPKSRKGYKYGSVEVLDATAHDGLTDAFEGDSMGASTERHNGKLGIGREEQDAFAARSHQRAAAAAAAGYFDAEIVPVQIPQRKGDPVVFFADEGVRADTTAESLARLRPAFDSEGTITAGSSSQISDGAAAVVVMSRAKAEELGATVLAEIGAHGNVAGPDNSLHSQPSNAIRHALGKAGRSVEDLDLIEINEAFAAVGLQSTRDLGVSEDIVNVNGGAIALGHPIGASGARIALHLVHELRRRGGGFGAAALCGGGGQGDALLFTVPAE